A window from Acidobacteriota bacterium encodes these proteins:
- a CDS encoding sialidase, with protein sequence MPFISRSRVVLPLACFLFTCLNGAATAQPRGGAPQEQNPSAEPLKFRYMGPPSAGRISAVVAVPGNRSIYYAGAASGGVWKSVDGGRTFEPIFDEQSASAIGALAIAPSNPNIVWAGTGEAWAIRPSDVMGDGIYKSDHAGAAWKNMGLRETGRIGRIVVHPTNPDIVYACALGRTTGPQEERGVFRTKNGGESWERVLFVDRDTGCSGLAMDPENPDILVAGTWQVVMHTWGMFSGGPGSAIYRSRDGGSTWEKVLHDGLPKPPLGKIDVAFAPTNSRRVFALIQTATQGSLWRSDDGGSAWTLVSRDRRLIGRAGYYIRLGVSPADENEVMVASSTLWRSTDGGATFTQGGGCGDCHDIWWDARNGDHYVVTGDGGMGITADHGRTFNSVVLPIGQMYHVAADNRAPYWIYSNRQDDGTMRGASTSPVLVPNVPSYGLMPRTGGPGGGGFFGAGGEVPGNVMPGAIPWDTYLGGCESGFTIPDPENPDVVWASCYGNKLSRYDARRGTARSVAPWMITFDSPPTDSKYRCHWTAPVAIDPFDHNTVYYGCQVIFRTTNAGQTWAEISPDLSTKDPKRIVSSGGIIGDNLGQFAGEVVFAIAPSPLQQGLIWAGTNDGKVWNTRDAGRTWNDLTKNVTGMPEWGTIAQIAPSRFDAGTAYIAVSYHIMDNRDPFIFKTTDFGKTWTKISDGLPKNHPLAYVLSVAENPNRRGMLFAGTGNAFYYSTDDGATWAQFKEGLPPAPVTWIAVQKQHHDVVVSTYGRGLYILPDITRLEQADTVDKTAAAHLYVPRPGWRFARAGRADILYSVQAPPQQPAKIEILDASGTVVRTLQQAPRAGVNRITWDGRYEAARQVELRTLAPDNPNIWDEPRFRNQKTRPVTHWGIQNPQRQGPLATPGQYSVRLTVNGQVLTQPLELLKDPLITSSAEDLLASARTQIRIRNDLDETARMANEIEIMRKQIEDQLAANKGKAADVERALAALDKRMLGVELQLLSRSDLHSDDKWFVEAYKIYLNLLWLSGAVGSGAGDEAGGADYRPTDAQVAVLDLIERDLAKARADFTVLVEKDVPAFNQSTAGKVPPIGVSGAM encoded by the coding sequence ATGCCGTTTATTTCCCGTTCACGCGTCGTTTTACCTCTTGCCTGTTTCCTCTTCACTTGCCTGAACGGCGCCGCCACCGCGCAGCCGCGCGGCGGCGCCCCGCAGGAACAGAACCCGTCTGCCGAGCCGCTGAAATTCCGGTACATGGGCCCGCCGAGCGCGGGGCGCATTTCCGCGGTCGTCGCGGTTCCCGGCAACCGGTCAATCTATTACGCCGGCGCGGCGTCCGGCGGCGTCTGGAAGTCGGTCGACGGGGGGCGCACCTTCGAGCCGATCTTTGACGAGCAGTCGGCCTCCGCCATCGGCGCGCTCGCGATCGCGCCGTCCAACCCGAATATCGTGTGGGCCGGCACCGGCGAAGCGTGGGCCATCCGGCCCAGCGACGTGATGGGCGACGGCATCTACAAGTCCGACCATGCGGGCGCAGCCTGGAAGAACATGGGGCTCCGCGAGACCGGCCGCATCGGCCGCATTGTGGTCCACCCGACGAATCCCGACATCGTGTACGCCTGCGCGCTGGGGCGAACCACCGGCCCCCAGGAAGAGCGCGGCGTCTTCCGCACGAAGAACGGCGGCGAGAGCTGGGAGCGCGTGCTCTTCGTGGACCGGGACACGGGATGTTCCGGCCTCGCGATGGATCCGGAGAACCCGGACATCCTCGTTGCCGGCACGTGGCAGGTCGTGATGCACACCTGGGGCATGTTCAGCGGCGGGCCGGGCAGCGCCATCTATCGCTCGCGCGATGGCGGGAGCACCTGGGAGAAGGTCCTGCACGACGGGCTGCCGAAACCGCCGCTCGGGAAGATCGACGTCGCGTTCGCGCCCACCAACTCCAGGCGCGTGTTCGCGCTCATTCAGACCGCGACGCAAGGGTCGCTCTGGCGCTCGGACGATGGCGGGAGCGCGTGGACCCTCGTGAGCCGCGACCGGCGCCTCATCGGGCGAGCCGGGTATTACATCCGCCTCGGCGTGTCGCCGGCCGATGAGAACGAAGTGATGGTCGCGAGCAGCACGCTGTGGCGATCGACCGACGGCGGCGCCACCTTCACGCAGGGAGGCGGCTGCGGTGACTGCCATGACATCTGGTGGGATGCCCGCAACGGCGATCACTACGTGGTCACCGGCGACGGCGGCATGGGGATCACCGCCGACCACGGGCGCACGTTCAACAGCGTGGTGCTGCCGATCGGCCAGATGTACCACGTCGCGGCCGACAACCGCGCGCCGTACTGGATCTACAGCAACCGCCAGGACGACGGCACGATGCGCGGCGCGAGCACCTCGCCCGTGCTGGTGCCGAACGTGCCGTCGTACGGCCTGATGCCTCGCACCGGCGGGCCCGGCGGCGGCGGGTTCTTCGGTGCGGGTGGTGAAGTGCCGGGCAACGTCATGCCTGGCGCCATCCCCTGGGATACGTACCTGGGGGGCTGCGAATCCGGGTTCACGATTCCCGATCCCGAAAACCCCGACGTCGTCTGGGCATCGTGCTACGGGAACAAGCTCTCGCGGTACGACGCGCGGCGCGGCACCGCACGCTCGGTGGCGCCGTGGATGATCACCTTCGACTCGCCGCCGACCGACTCGAAATACCGCTGCCACTGGACGGCGCCGGTCGCCATCGATCCGTTCGACCACAACACGGTCTACTACGGCTGCCAGGTGATCTTCCGCACGACGAACGCCGGGCAGACCTGGGCCGAGATCAGCCCGGACCTGTCCACGAAGGATCCGAAGCGGATCGTCTCGTCGGGCGGGATCATCGGTGACAACCTCGGCCAGTTTGCCGGTGAGGTGGTCTTCGCGATCGCCCCCTCGCCGCTGCAGCAGGGGCTGATCTGGGCCGGCACGAACGACGGCAAGGTCTGGAACACGCGCGACGCCGGCAGGACCTGGAACGATCTCACGAAGAACGTCACCGGCATGCCGGAGTGGGGCACGATCGCGCAGATCGCGCCGTCCCGCTTCGACGCGGGCACGGCGTACATCGCCGTCAGCTACCACATCATGGACAACCGCGATCCGTTCATCTTCAAGACGACGGATTTCGGGAAGACGTGGACGAAGATCAGCGACGGCCTGCCGAAGAATCATCCGCTCGCCTACGTGCTGTCGGTCGCCGAGAATCCGAACCGCCGGGGCATGCTGTTCGCGGGCACGGGCAACGCGTTCTACTACTCGACCGACGACGGCGCGACGTGGGCGCAATTCAAGGAAGGGCTGCCGCCCGCGCCGGTGACGTGGATTGCCGTGCAGAAGCAGCACCACGACGTCGTCGTCTCCACGTACGGGCGCGGACTTTACATCCTGCCCGACATCACGCGGCTGGAGCAGGCGGACACGGTGGACAAGACGGCCGCCGCGCACTTGTACGTGCCGCGACCCGGCTGGCGGTTCGCGAGGGCGGGCCGGGCAGACATCCTGTACTCGGTGCAGGCACCCCCGCAGCAGCCCGCGAAGATCGAAATCCTCGACGCGTCGGGAACCGTGGTGCGGACGCTGCAGCAGGCGCCGCGGGCCGGCGTGAACCGCATCACGTGGGACGGCCGCTACGAGGCGGCGCGACAGGTGGAGCTGCGCACCCTCGCGCCGGACAACCCGAACATCTGGGATGAACCGCGGTTCCGCAACCAGAAGACGCGGCCGGTCACGCACTGGGGGATCCAGAATCCCCAGCGGCAGGGGCCGCTCGCCACGCCCGGGCAGTACTCGGTGCGGCTCACGGTGAACGGCCAGGTCCTCACGCAGCCGCTGGAGCTGCTCAAGGATCCCCTCATCACGTCGAGCGCCGAGGATCTCCTGGCGTCCGCGCGGACGCAGATCCGCATCCGGAACGATCTCGACGAGACCGCGAGGATGGCGAACGAGATCGAGATCATGCGGAAGCAGATCGAGGACCAGCTCGCCGCGAACAAGGGCAAGGCCGCGGACGTGGAGCGGGCGCTCGCGGCCCTCGACAAGCGCATGCTGGGCGTCGAGCTGCAGCTCCTGTCGCGCTCGGACCTGCACAGCGACGACAAGTGGTTCGTCGAGGCCTACAAGATCTACCTGAACCTGCTGTGGCTGAGCGGCGCCGTGGGGTCGGGCGCCGGCGATGAAGCGGGGGGCGCAGACTACCGGCCCACCGATGCACAAGTGGCCGTGCT